Proteins found in one Zea mays cultivar B73 chromosome 1, Zm-B73-REFERENCE-NAM-5.0, whole genome shotgun sequence genomic segment:
- the LOC100277152 gene encoding uncharacterized protein LOC100277152 encodes MGYLQEARENHVKKKVEEALRSKMKQKALQECDFYCSKYAECARGRTFSVVWQCRKQAKELNECLHQYTNDAILEEMKKAYMIEQKSKEINQ; translated from the exons ATGGGGTACCTCCAGGAGGCCCGGGAGAATCACGTCAAGAAGAAGGTCGAGGAAG CTTTGCGGAGCAAAATGAAACAAAAGGCTCTTCAGGAATGTGATTTCTATTGTTCAAAATATGCTGAGTGTGCACGGGGAAGAACATTTTCTGTGGTATGGCAATGCCGCAAACAAGCAAAAGAGTTGAATGAGTGCCTTCATCAATA CACAAATGATGCAATCCTGGAAGAAATGAAGAAGGCTTATATGATTGAGCAAAAGAGCAAGGAGATAAATCAATAA
- the LOC100382219 gene encoding uncharacterized LOC100382219, with translation MATVTPDGLLMLTNGTTALKGHAFHPTPLRFHGANGRTVASFSTAFVFGIIGQYPDVSSQGMAFVVSASRDFSTALPGHFLGLVNAADNGNAGNHLLAVELDTVLNAEFRDIDDNHVGVDVNSLTSVRAASAGYYDDQTGSFRNLSLISRKAMQVWVEYDGRAMELDVTMAPVEMPKPKKPLLSAVVNLSEVVTDPAYVGFSSATGIIFSHHYVLGWSFKLNGGEAPALNVSMLPALPRTTTGNKTRLKVLEVVLPIASVVFALALATAVVAAAKRRAKFAELREDWEAGFGSHRFAYKDLFYATGGFKDRNLLGRGGFGRVYMGVLPKSKARVAVKRVSHESRQGIKEFVAEIVSLGRLRHRSVVQLLGYCRRRGELLLVYDYMPNGSLDRYLHDHDKPALDWDQRFKIIKDVASGLLYLHEDWEKVVVHRDIKARPAMCSSTRR, from the coding sequence ATGGCCACAGTCACGCCGGACGGCCTACTCATGCTCACCAACGGCACCACCGCGCTGAAGGGGCACGCCTTCCACCCGACTCCGCTGCGCTTCCACGGCGCGAACGGGCGCACCGTGGCGTCCTtctccacggccttcgtgttcggcATCATCGGGCAGTACCCCGACGTGAGCAGCCAGGGCATGGCCTTCGTCGTGTCCGCGAGCAGGGACTTCTCCACGGCGCTGCCGGGCCACTTCCTGGGCCTGGTCAACGCCGCCGACAACGGCAACGCCGGCAACCACCTCCTGGCCGTCGAGCTCGACACCGTCCTCAACGCGGAGTTTCGGGACATCGACGACAACCACGTCGGGGTCGACGTCAACAGCCTCACCTCGGTGCGAGCGGCCTCCGCCGGCTACTACGACGACCAGACCGGCTCGTTCAGGAACCTGAGCCTGATCAGCCGCAAGGCCATGCAGGTGTGGGTGGAGTACGACGGCCGGGCCATGGAGCTCGACGTGACCATGGCTCCTGTCGAGATGCCCAAGCCGAAGAAACCCCTCCTGTCCGCCGTCGTCAACCTCTCGGAGGTGGTCACGGACCCCGCGTACGTTGGCTTCTCCTCGGCGACGGGGATAATCTTCTCGCACCACTACGTGCTGGGCTGGAGCTTCAAGTTGAACGGCGGCGAGGCCCCGGCGCTGAACGTGTCGATGCTACCAGCTCTGCCGCGCACGACGACCGGCAACAAGACACGACTAAAGGTCCTCGAGGTCGTTCTGCCAATCGCGTCCGTGGTGTTCGCTCTCGCACTGGCCACGGCGGTCGTCGCCGCCGCCAAACGGCGAGCCAAGTTCGCCGAGCTGCGCGAGGACTGGGAGGCCGGCTTCGGGTCGCATCGCTTTGCGTACAAGGACCTGTTCTACGCGACGGGCGGCTTCAAGGACAGGAACTTGCTCGGGAGAGGAGGGTTCGGGAGGGTGTACATGGGCGTGCTCCCGAAATCCAAGGCGCGGGTTGCGGTCAAGCGGGTTTCGCATGAATCCAGACAGGGGATAAAGGAGTTTGTCGCGGAGATCGTGAGCCTTGGCCGCCTCCGCCATCGGAGCGTCGTGCAGCTGCTCGGCTACTGCCGGCGGAGAGGTGAGCTCCTCTTGGTCTACGACTACATGCCGAACGGCAGCCTCGACAGGTATCTGCACGACCACGACAAACCCGCCTTGGATTGGGACCAAAGGTTCAAGATAATCAAAGACGTAGCGTCAGGCCTGCTGTATCTCCACGAAGACTGGGAGAAGGTCGTCGTCCACCGGGACATCAAGGCCAGGCCAGCAATGTGCTCCTCGACGCGGAGATGA